One part of the Solanum dulcamara chromosome 8, daSolDulc1.2, whole genome shotgun sequence genome encodes these proteins:
- the LOC129901092 gene encoding 60S ribosomal protein L34-like produces the protein MVQRLTYRKRHSYATKSNQHRVVKTPGGKLVYQTTKKRANGPKCPVTGKRIQGIPHLRPAEYKRSRLSRNRRTVNRAYGGVLSGGAVRERIVRAFLVEEQKIVKKVLKIQKAKEKLAAKS, from the exons ATGGTGCAGAGACTCACTTACCGGAAGCGCCATAGCTATGCCACCAAATCCAACCAGCACCGCGTCGTCAAAACTCCTG GTGGGAAGTTGGTGTATCAGACTACTAAGAAGAGGGCTAATGGTCCCAAGTGCCCTGTCACTGGAAAGAGGATTCAGGGG ATTCCTCACCTGAGACCAGCTGAGTATAAGAGGTCCAGGTTGTCTAGGAACAGGAGGACTGTAAACCGTGCCTATGGTGGAGTATTGTCTGGCGGAGCAGTGAGGGAGAG GATTGTCCGAGCTTTCTTGGTGGAAGAGCAAAAAATTGTTAAGAAGGTTTTGAAGATCCAAAAAGCCAAAGAAAAATTGGCAGCGAAGAGCTAA
- the LOC129899525 gene encoding protein PHYTOCHROME KINASE SUBSTRATE 3-like, giving the protein MEANNNVTSVRVASFSCYLSNPDDQSFLHKLGGSYEEPYPAAENPFSVRATKASTIKPSSNKTQDNLANLRVESFSSYLKNEEDNFAFKTSGAAPVQDPTIAFVFPQRTLVGTQKHQERTKLEDGELSIFGADKYFNKKLEYGAVPTTKVKYGGQTNKGMVDLPHMKSSSRTGTPSIYSEASSFNSQSALLQNLQRNRHQTNQKKLTRRRFFASFGCPGPCSGKKAVCVDKSSEPGLSQTGSKPSAGHFALSSGTASVDEKLRVVKKHLNDQDQTIEEQRKSIEVFGSGKMRKGDIAVNLERKLSMLSWDAIPKAQNLPTTTIGSSTVCDDMASDASSDLFEIENISSCGYGLMNSQTRDYVPGCMSPTTQYAPSEASIEWSVITASAAGYSSVMSDYDEKRISISGDAISRNAACTKTKTIKNAVGKEDQKARPGGLLGCKSNKAVSVVETVYKTGENTKHHQRG; this is encoded by the coding sequence ATGGAAGCCAATAATAATGTAACCAGCGTTCGCGTAGCATCATTTTCTTGTTACCTCAGCAACCCTGATGATCAGAGCTTTTTACATAAACTAGGAGGCTCTTATGAAGAGCCTTATCCTGCTGCTGAGAACCCCTTTTCTGTAAGAGCTACTAAGGCATCTACTATTAAGCCATCCTCAAATAAAACTCAAGATAACCTTGCCAATCTTCGCGTTGAGTCTTTCTCTTCTTATCTCAAGAATGAAGAAGACAACTTCGCGTTTAAGACCTCAGGTGCTGCTCCTGTTCAAGATCCTACTATTGCATTTGTTTTTCCTCAGCGGACTTTGGTTGGCACTCAGAAACACCAAGAAAGAACCAAGTTGGAAGACGGGGAACTAAGCATATTTGGAGCTGACAAGTATTTCAACAAGAAACTGGAATATGGAGCTGTCCCTACAACTAAGGTGAAGTATGGCGGGCAGACGAACAAAGGGATGGTGGATCTGCCTCACATGAAATCTAGTTCCCGGACAGGAACTCCAAGCATTTATTCAGAAGCAAGCAGTTTTAACAGCCAAAGTGCACTGTTACAAAATCTTCAAAGAAATAGACATCAAACAAACCAGAAGAAGTTGACCAGAAGGAGATTTTTCGCCAGCTTTGGTTGCCCAGGACCTTGTTCGGGAAAAAAAGCAGTTTGTGTGGATAAAAGCTCGGAACCTGGACTTTCCCAGACAGGATCAAAGCCTTCAGCAGGTCATTTTGCATTAAGTTCTGGCACGGCTTCTGTGGATGAAAAATTGAGAGTAGTCAAAAAACACTTGAATGATCAAGATCAAACCATCGAAGAACAAAGAAAATCAATAGAAGTGTTTGGCTCCGGAAAAATGAGAAAAGGAGACATAGCAGTGAATTTAGAAAGGAAACTCTCCATGTTATCTTGGGACGCCATTCCTAAAGCCCAAAACCTGCCTACTACAACCATCGGAAGCAGTACAGTTTGCGATGACATGGCTAGTGATGCTAGCTCTGATTTATTCGAAATTGAGAATATATCTAGCTGTGGATATGGACTCATGAACTCACAAACTAGAGATTATGTGCCTGGCTGCATGTCCCCAACAACTCAGTATGCACCAAGTGAGGCCAGTATTGAGTGGAGTGTTATCACAGCCAGTGCTGCTGGTTACTCTTCAGTTATGTCAGATTATGATGAAAAGAGAATTAGCATTAGTGGTGATGCTATTTCAAGAAATGCAGCCTGTACAAAAACCAAAACCATTAAGAATGCAGTCGGCAAAGAAGATCAAAAAGCCCGTCCAGGCGGGCTTTTAGGTTGCAAGAGCAACAAAGCAGTAAGTGTGGTTGAAACTGTATACAAGACTGGTGAGAACACAAAACATCACCAGCGCGGTTAA
- the LOC129900579 gene encoding probable methyltransferase PMT2, with amino-acid sequence MATKGNPGDNRSKSSLPSLLIVAGLCCFFYVLGVWQRSGFGKGDSIALEITKKAEDCGILPNLEYETHHGNQSTSFDDPKQDIKEIEPCGEQYIDYTPCHDQMRAMTFPRENMNYRERHCPPDEEKLHCLIPAPKGYVTPFSWPKSRDYVPFANAPHKSLTVEKAVQNWVQYEGNVFRFPGGGTQFPNGADAYIDELASVIPIENGTVRTALDTGCGVASWGAYLFKKNVLTMSFAPRDSHEAQVQFALERGVPAVIGVLGTIKLPYPSRAFDMAHCSRCLIPWGGNDGLYMTEVDRVLRPGGYWVLSGPPINWRVNYQAWKRPKEELEEEQRKIEEMAELLCWEKKHEKGEIAIWRKRVNNEFCGERDSRVTLCESSNAANVWYKKMEACVTPYPETTNSDEVAGGELKPFPDRLNTVPPRIASGSVPGLSVESFKEDNKLWKKHVNSYKRVNKILDSGRYRNIMDMNAGLGSFAASLESPKLWVMNVVPTIAEKDTLGVVYERGLIGIYHDWCEAFSTYPRTYDLIHANRVFSLYKDKCNAEDILLEMDRILRPEGAIILRDHVDVLTQVKRIGTGMRWTTKMVDHEDGPLIPEKVLFAVRRYWVVGDNNSTVSD; translated from the exons ATGGCAACAAAAGGAAATCCAGGGGATAACAGAAGTAAAAGCTCTTTACCATCATTACTTATCGTAGCTGGACTCTGTTGTTTCTTTTATGTTCTTGGAGTGTGGCAAAGAAGCGGTTTTGGGAAGGGAGACAGCATAGCTCTTGAGATAACAAAGAAGGCAGAGGACTGCGGTATCCTTCCCAATTTGGAGTATGAAACTCACCATGGGAATCAAAGCACCTCATTCGATGATCCCAAACAAGATATCAAGGAGATTGAGCCATGTGGTGAGCAATACATTGATTATACGCCATGTCATGATCAAATGCGAGCAATGACATTCCCTCGAGAAAATATGAACTATAGGGAGAGACATTGTCCTCCAGATGAAGAGAAGCTGCATTGTCTCATTCCAGCCCCAAAAGGATACGTGACTCCTTTTTCGTGGCCAAAGAGTCGTGACTATGTGCCTTTCGCGAATGCACCACATAAGAGCTTAACAGTTGAGAAGGCAGTACAAAATTGGGTCCAATATGAAGGCAATGTATTTAGATTTCCAGGTGGTGGAACACAATTCCCCAACGGGGCAGATGCATATATTGATGAACTTGCTTCTGTTATACCGATTGAAAATGGTACAGTACGAACTGCATTGGATACCGGATGTGGG GTTGCAAGTTGGGGTGCATACCTTTTCAAGAAGAATGTTCTAACCATGTCCTTCGCACCCAGAGACTCGCATGAAGCTCAAGTTCAATTTGCTTTGGAAAGAGGTGTTCCAGCAGTTATTGGTGTACTTGGAACCATAAAATTGCCATATCCATCAAGAGCTTTTGATATGGCGCATTGTTCACGTTGTTTGATTCCTTGGGGTGGAAATG ATGGACTGTACATGACGGAGGTAGACCGAGTGCTCAGACCAGGGGGCTACTGGGTACTTTCAGGTCCTCCCATCAACTGGCGGGTTAATTATCAAGCGTGGAAACGTCCCAAGGAAGAGCTGGAGGAGGAacagagaaagattgaagaaatGGCTGAACTTCTCTGCTGGGAAAAGAAGCATGAGAAAGGTGAGATTGCCATATGGAGAAAAAGAGTAAACAATGAGTTCTGCGGGGAACGTGATTCTCGTGTAACTCTATGTGAATCCTCGAATGCAGCAAATGTCTG GTATAAGAAGATGGAGGCATGCGTAACTCCTTATCCTGAGACAACTAATTCAGACGAAGTTGCTGGTGGGGAACTTAAGCCGTTTCCAGATAGACTTAATACTGTTCCTCCGAGAATAGCAAGTGGATCTGTCCCTGGATTATCTGTTGAGTCATTCAAGGAGGACAACAAGTTATGGAAAAAGCATGTGAATTCTTACAAGAGAGTTAATAAAATCCTCGACAGTGGGAGATATCGAAATATAATGGATATGAATGCTGGCCTTGGAAGTTTTGCTGCATCACTTGAATCGCCCAAGTTATGGGTCATGAATGTTGTGCCAACGATAGCTGAGAAAGACACTCTTGGAGTTGTATATGAACGAGGCTTGATCGGCATATATCATGACTG GTGTGAAGCCTTCTCAACATACCCTCGGACATATGACCTTATTCATGCAAATAGAGTTTTCAGCTTATACAAAGACAA ATGTAATGCTGAAGACATTCTACTAGAGATGGATAGGATTCTTCGGCCAGAAGGTGCAATCATATTGCGAGACCATGTAGATGTCCTCACCCAAGTGAAAAGAATCGGGACTGGTATGAGGTGGACCACAAAAATGGTGGATCATGAGGATGGTCCTTTGATCCCTGAAAAGGTTCTATTTGCTGTCAGAAGATATTGGGTTGTAGGTGATAACAACTCAACTGTCTCAGATTGA